In Choloepus didactylus isolate mChoDid1 chromosome 18, mChoDid1.pri, whole genome shotgun sequence, a single genomic region encodes these proteins:
- the SREBF1 gene encoding LOW QUALITY PROTEIN: sterol regulatory element-binding protein 1 (The sequence of the model RefSeq protein was modified relative to this genomic sequence to represent the inferred CDS: deleted 1 base in 1 codon), with amino-acid sequence MDEAAFGEAALEQALAEPCELDAALLTDIEDMLQLINHQDSDFPGLFDPPYAGAGGTDPASPNASSPGSLSPPPATLGSPLESFLGRPKADPQPLTPPHPAPTPLNLYPVGPAFSPGPAIKEEPVAPTVLPPPAPQSLPGPLLAPSFPALAPPQFSSAPVLGYSSSTGSFSAASPPGSTQQPLSSLPLASPPGAPPVSLAPQQLLTATATPTVAPGTTTVTSQIQQVPVLLQPHFIKADSLLLTAMKTDVGATVKSAGLSSLAPGATVQPAPLQTLVSGGAILTTMPLVLDADKLPINRLVASGKAPGSAQSRGEKRTAHNAIEKRYRSSINDKIVELKDLVVGTEAKLNKSAVLRKAIDYIRFLQHSNQKLKQENLTLRSAAGKSKSLKDLVSACGGRDNPQVPMEGVKSEVLDALTPPPSDAGSPSRGSPLSLGSRGGGSGSSGSDSEPDSPALEDGQVKPEQLPSTRSGGMPDRSRLALCALVILCLSCNPLALLLGGRGLPGPSDATSVHHGPGRSVLGTEGRDGAGWAPWLLPLVVWLMNGLLVLGSLVLLFVYGEPVTRPHSGPAMHFWRHRKQAELDLAQGDLAWANQQLGLALRALGRPLPTSHLDLACSLLWNLLRLLLQRLWVGRWLASRAGGLRRDCALQADVCASARDAALVLHQLHQLHPTGKCAGGHLAAVNLALGALNLAEGAGAAMPRATLAEIYVAAALRVKSSLPRVLHFLARFFLREARRACLAQGCSAPFTVQWLCHPAGHRFFVDGDWAVSSAPRESPYSSAGNPVDPLAQVTRLFREHLLERALDCVVQPSPGPGLADGDREFSDALGYLQLLTSCSDGAGTPACSFAVSSSTATATGSDPLAKWWATLLAVVVHWLRRDEEAAERLSPLVEHLPRALQDSERPLPRAALHSFRAARALLGRAQAESGAAGLALCDKASGYLRDSLAATSTGSSIDRAVQLLLCDLLLVARTSLWQQQQPPAQAAPGAGSGPQASAPELRGFQQDLSGLRRLAQSCRPAMRRVFLHEATARLMAGASPARTHQLLDRSLRRRAGPGGRAGAAAEVEPRPTRRERAEALLLASCYLPPGFLSAPGQRAGMLAEAARTLEKLGDRRLLRDCQQMLLRLGGGTTVTSS; translated from the exons ACATGCTCCAGCTCATCAACCACCAGGACAGTGACTTCCCCGGCCTGTTCGACCCGCCCTATGCCGGGGCCGGGGGCACCGACCCCGCCAGCCCCAATGCCAGCTCCCCAGGCAGCCTGTCCCCGCCCCCCGCCACACTGGGCTCCCCCCTCGAAAGCTTCCTGGGGAGGCCCAAGGCGGACCCCCAGCCCCTGACCCCTCCCCATCCTGCACCCACCCCACTTAACCTGTACCCGGTGGGGCCCGCCTTCTCCCCGGGGCCTGCCATCAAGGAGGAGCCCGTGGCGCCGACCGTCCTGCCGCCACCCGCCCCGCAGTCCCTGCCGGGGCCCCTCCTGGCCCCCAGCTTCCCGGCCCTGGCCCCGCCACAGTTCAGTTCTGCTCCTGTTCTGGGCTACTCCAGCTCTACCGGAAGCTTCTCTGCAG CTAGTCCTCCAGGGAGCACCCAGCAGCCACTGTCCAGCCTGCCACTGGCTTCGCCACCAGGGGCCCCTCCTGTCTCCTTGGCCCCCCAGCAGCTGCTGACAGCCACTGCCACCCCCACAGTGGCCCCTGGAACCACCACGGTGACCTCCCAGATCCAGCAGGTTCCG GTCCTGCTGCAGCCCCACTTCATCAAGGCCGACTCACTGCTCCTGACGGCCATGAAGACTGACGTGGGGGCCACCGTGAAGTCGGCGGGTCTCAGCTCCCTGGCCCCAGGCGCCACTGTGCAGCCGGCACCCTTGCAG ACCCTGGTGAGTGGTGGGGCCATCCTGACCACCATGCCACTGGTGCTGGACGCCGACAAGCTGCCCATCAACCGACTGGTGGCCAGCGGCAAGGCCCCCGGCTCGGCCCAGAGCCGCGGCGAGAAGCGCACGGCCCACAACGCCATCGAGAAACGCTACCGCTCTTCCATCAACGACAAGATCGTCGAGCTCAAGGACCTGGTGGTGGGCACCGAGGCTAAG CTGAACAAATCTGCTGTCTTGCGCAAGGCCATCGACTACATCCGCTTCCTGCAGCACAGCAACCAGAAGCTCAAGCAGGAGAACCTGACTCTGCGCAGCGCCGCGGGCAAGAGCA AATCCCTGAAGGACCTGGTGTCAGCCTGCGGGGGCAGGGACAACCCGCAAGTGCCCATGGAGGGCGTGAAGTCCGAGGTGCTGGACGCGCTGACCCCGCCGCCCTCGGACGCCGGCTCGCCCTCCCGCGGCAGCCCCCTGTCCCTGGGCAGCAGGGGTGGTGGCAGCGGCAGCAGTGGCAGCGACTCGGAGCCCGACAGCCCAGCGTTGGAGGACGGCCAG GTGAAGCCTGAGCAGCTGCCGTCAACCCGCAGCGGGGGCATGCCAGACCGCTCCCGCCTGGCCCTGTGTGCCCTCGTCATCCTCTGTCTGTCCTGCAACCCCCTGGCCTTGCTGCTGGGTGGGCGGGGCCTCCCTGGCCCCTCGGACGCCACCAGTGTCCACCATGGTCCTGGGCGCAGTGTGCTGGGCACCGAGGGCAGAG ACGGTGCCGGCTGGGCCCCGTGGCTGCTGCCCCTCGTGGTCTGGCTGATGAACGGGCTGCTGGTGCTGGGCTCCTTGGTGCTGCTTTTTGTCTACGGGGAGCCTGTCACGCGTCCCCACTCGGGCCCCGCCATGCACTTCTGGAGGCACCGCAAGCAGGCCGAGCTGGACCTGGCCCAG GGGGACTTGGCTTGGGCCAACCAGCAGCTGGGGCTGGCATTGCGGGCCCTGGGCCGGCCCTTGCCCACCTCCCACCTGGACCTGGCCTGCAGCCTCCTCTGGAACCTTCTCCGCCTCCTGCTGCAGCGCCTGTGGGTGGGCCGCTGGCTGGCGAGCCGCGCAGGGGGCCTGCGGAGGGACTGCGCGCTGCAGGCTGACGTGTGTGCCAGCGCCCGTGACGCTGCGCTCGTCCTCCACCAGCTGCACCAGCTGCACCCCACAG GGAAGTGCGCGGGTGGGCACCTCGCCGCCGTCAACCTGGCGCTGGGCGCCCTCAACCTGGCCGAGGGCGCGGGGGCCGCCATGCCCAGGGCCACACTGGCCGAGATCTACGTGGCAGCTGCGCTCAGGGTCAAGTCCAGCCTCCCGCGGGTCTTGCATTTTCTGGCG CGCTTCTTCCTGCGGGAAGCCCGCCGGGCCTGCCTGGCCCAGGGCTGCTCGGCGCCCTTCACGGTGCAGTGGCTCTGCCACCCCGCGGGCCACCGCTTCTTCGTGGACGGGGACTGGGCGGTGAGCAGTGCCCCGCGGGAGAGCCCGTACAGCTCGGCCGGGAACCCAG TGGACCCATTGGCCCAGGTGACGCGGCTCTTCCGCGAGCATCTCCTGGAGCGAGCGCTCGACTGCGTCGTCCAGCCCAGCCCCGGCCCCGGCTTGGCGGATGGGGACCG GGAGTTCTCGGACGCCCTGGGGTACCTGCAGCTGCTCACCAGCTGTTCCGATGGCGCCGGGACCCCAGCCTGCAGCTTCGCTGTCAGCTCCAGCACAGCCACTGCCACCG GCTCGGACCCACTGGCCAAGTGGTGGGCAACGCTGCTGGCCGTGGTGGTCCACTGGCTGCGGCGGGATGAGGAGGCGGCCGAGCGGCTGTCCCCGCTGGTGGAGCACCTGCCCCGCGCCCTGCAGGACTCCGA GAGACCCCTGCCCAGGGCGGCACTGCACTCCTTCAGGGCTGCCAGGGCACTGCTGGGCCGCGCTCAGGCGGAGTCGGGGGCGGCCGGCCTGGCCCTGTGTGACAAGGCCAGTGGCTACCTGCGGGACAGCCTGGCCGCCACGTCCACTGGCAGCTCCATCGACAGG GCCGTGCAGCTGCTCCTGTGCGACCTGCTCCTGGTGGCGCGCACCAGCctgtggcagcagcagcagccgccgGCGCAGGCTGCCCCGGGCGCGGGCAGTGGGCCGCAGGCCTCGGCCCCAGAGCTGCGCGGCTTCCAGCAGGACCTGAGCGGCCTGCGGCGCCTGGCGCAGAGCTGCCGGCCCGCCATGCGCAGG GTCTTCCTGCACGAGGCCACGGCCCGGCTGATGGCGGGGGCCAGCCCCGCGCGCACGCACCAGCTCCTGGACCGCAGTCTCCGGCGGCGGGCGGGCCCCGGCGGCAGGGCAG GCGCGGCGGCCGAGGTGGAGCCGCGGCCCACGCGGCGGGAGCGCGCCGAGGCCCTGCTGCTGGCCTCCTGCTACCTGCCGCCGGGCTTCCTGTCGGCGCCGGGGCAGCGCGCGGGCATGCTGGCC GAGGCGGCGCGCACGCTCGAGAAGCTCGGCGACCGCCGGCTGCTGCGCGACTGCCAGCAGATGCTGCTGCGCCTGGGCGGCGGCACCACCGTCACCTCCAGCTAG